In one Bradyrhizobium cosmicum genomic region, the following are encoded:
- a CDS encoding DUF3096 domain-containing protein: MHITVAHISPILSLLAGVLILIMPRLLNLIVAIFLIVNGAIGLGLLKWLHL, from the coding sequence ATGCACATCACCGTCGCCCACATTTCGCCGATCCTGTCGCTGCTTGCGGGCGTGCTGATCCTGATCATGCCGCGCCTGCTCAACCTGATCGTTGCGATCTTTCTCATCGTAAATGGCGCGATCGGGCTCGGATTGTTGAAGTGGCTCCATCTCTAG